From Micromonospora rifamycinica, a single genomic window includes:
- a CDS encoding spermidine synthase, whose protein sequence is MGRRRGDDRIVVPVDTGRAELVPDADRPRSWTLLLDDAPQSHVDLADPTHLEFEYVRRLGAALDLIAPPGAPLRVLHLGGGALTLPRYVQATRPGSTQRVVEVDGALVELVRRELPWPADPRLRVRVADARVTLESSRDAGYDVVVADVFAGARTPAHLTSAEYAGQVARVLSPTGWYLANLADGPPLRHSRAQVATVRSVLPRAALVGDAAVLRGRRHGNLVLMAGRVEPPVPELTRRAAGDWFPGRVLAGDELDRFVAGAAVVTDADATGSTPPPPGIFSVRR, encoded by the coding sequence ATGGGCCGCCGCCGTGGCGACGACCGGATCGTGGTGCCGGTGGACACCGGCCGGGCCGAGCTGGTGCCGGATGCGGACCGGCCCAGGTCGTGGACGCTGCTGCTCGACGACGCCCCGCAGTCACACGTGGATCTGGCCGACCCGACGCACCTGGAGTTCGAGTACGTCCGGCGGCTCGGCGCGGCGCTGGACCTGATCGCCCCGCCCGGCGCCCCCCTGCGGGTGCTGCACCTGGGCGGTGGCGCGCTGACCCTGCCCCGGTACGTCCAGGCCACCCGCCCGGGGTCGACGCAACGGGTCGTCGAGGTGGACGGCGCGCTGGTGGAGCTGGTCCGCCGGGAACTGCCCTGGCCGGCCGACCCCCGGCTGCGGGTGCGGGTCGCCGACGCCCGCGTCACCCTGGAGTCGAGCCGGGACGCCGGGTACGACGTGGTGGTCGCCGACGTCTTCGCCGGTGCGCGTACCCCCGCGCACCTGACCAGCGCGGAGTACGCCGGGCAGGTGGCCCGGGTGCTCTCCCCCACCGGCTGGTACCTGGCCAACCTGGCCGACGGGCCGCCGTTGCGGCACAGCCGCGCCCAGGTGGCGACCGTCCGTTCGGTGCTCCCTCGGGCCGCGCTGGTCGGTGACGCGGCCGTGCTGCGCGGGCGGCGGCACGGCAACCTGGTGCTGATGGCGGGGCGGGTGGAGCCACCGGTGCCGGAGCTGACCCGGCGGGCGGCCGGGGACTGGTTCCCGGGCCGGGTGCTGGCCGGCGACGAGCTGGACCGGTTCGTGGCCGGCGCGGCGGTGGTAACCGACGCGGACGCCACCGGCTCGACGCCGCCCCCGCCCGGAATTTTTTCGGTCCGCCGTTGA
- a CDS encoding sigma-70 family RNA polymerase sigma factor codes for MSAVAAGLHGELVRPGWMFARAQPQSRASRSSRGVDAGPTDRQNGPVTPRPAPGRHQAPATTPEASHSDQLVRLLYAEHAGPLLMFVMRLTGGDRQRAEDIVQETLLRAWRNAHRLGVQGQGSLRPWLVTVARRIAIDEHRSEQARPPETYDRDLTAFAEADSTDRVLRTMTVADALRTLSQSHREILVATYFRGRTVPEAAEELGLPLGTAKSRVYYALRALRTALQERGVTE; via the coding sequence ATGAGTGCGGTCGCGGCCGGCTTGCACGGAGAACTGGTCAGGCCAGGGTGGATGTTCGCCCGGGCGCAGCCGCAGTCGCGTGCGTCGAGGTCCAGCCGGGGGGTCGACGCCGGCCCCACCGATCGCCAGAATGGCCCGGTGACTCCGCGACCGGCGCCCGGACGGCACCAGGCCCCGGCCACCACGCCGGAGGCGAGCCACTCCGACCAGCTGGTCCGGTTGCTCTACGCTGAGCACGCCGGCCCGTTGCTGATGTTCGTGATGCGGTTGACCGGTGGTGACCGGCAACGCGCCGAGGACATCGTCCAGGAGACGCTGCTGCGGGCCTGGCGCAACGCGCACCGGCTGGGGGTGCAGGGTCAGGGTTCGCTGCGGCCCTGGCTGGTCACGGTGGCCCGGCGGATCGCCATCGACGAGCACCGCAGCGAGCAGGCCCGCCCACCGGAGACGTACGACCGGGATCTGACGGCGTTCGCCGAGGCGGACAGCACCGACCGGGTGCTGCGCACGATGACGGTGGCGGACGCCCTGCGCACGTTGAGCCAGTCGCACCGGGAGATCCTGGTGGCGACGTACTTCCGTGGTCGGACGGTGCCGGAGGCGGCCGAGGAGCTGGGCCTGCCGCTGGGCACCGCCAAGTCGCGGGTCTACTACGCGCTGCGCGCACTGCGCACGGCCCTACAGGAGAGGGGGGTGACGGAATGA
- a CDS encoding anti-sigma factor family protein, giving the protein MSRADHMDVAAYALGVLDVQDTERFEEHLATCWACAAELETMVPVVGLLSDIDGETMMAMEQTATDPRLLDRTLVAVRTHRRKARFRQVLSMAAAVVAVGALSGVGVATFGGTGGGDGPVIAEPSRSAPVDGPASPQPTRTGPAVGGTEIEGDQFDATDGSTGVKATMWLDSKEYGTWIGFNLTRLPGPRTCRLVVIRKNDTTEVISTWAVPGTGYGTTANPQNLQLEASTSAPRGEIAKLQVQSVDANGVASPLVTVVP; this is encoded by the coding sequence ATGAGCCGGGCCGATCACATGGACGTCGCCGCGTACGCGCTCGGCGTCCTGGACGTGCAGGACACCGAACGGTTCGAGGAACACCTCGCGACCTGCTGGGCCTGCGCCGCCGAGTTGGAGACGATGGTCCCGGTGGTGGGGCTGCTCTCCGACATCGACGGCGAGACGATGATGGCGATGGAGCAGACCGCGACGGATCCGCGGCTGCTGGACCGTACCCTGGTCGCGGTCCGCACCCACCGGCGCAAGGCGCGGTTCCGGCAGGTGCTGTCGATGGCCGCCGCGGTGGTGGCGGTCGGCGCGCTCAGCGGTGTCGGGGTGGCCACCTTCGGCGGTACGGGCGGCGGTGACGGCCCGGTGATCGCCGAGCCGAGCCGTTCCGCGCCGGTGGACGGGCCGGCGAGCCCGCAGCCGACCCGGACGGGTCCGGCGGTGGGTGGCACCGAGATCGAGGGCGACCAGTTCGACGCCACCGACGGCAGCACCGGGGTGAAGGCCACCATGTGGCTGGACAGCAAGGAGTACGGCACCTGGATCGGGTTCAACCTGACCCGGCTGCCCGGTCCGCGTACCTGTCGGCTGGTGGTGATCCGCAAGAACGACACCACCGAGGTGATCTCGACCTGGGCGGTGCCGGGGACGGGTTACGGCACCACCGCCAACCCGCAGAATCTCCAGCTGGAGGCGTCCACCTCGGCGCCCCGGGGGGAGATCGCGAAGTTGCAGGTGCAGTCGGTGGACGCCAACGGCGTGGCGAGCCCGCTGGTCACCGTCGTCCCCTGA
- a CDS encoding COG4315 family predicted lipoprotein produces MAKIKRTTVIVASAVVALTACAPAGYDGANSSVAEPVAVAAAEPTASVEPDTSASPGAPGASGAPAADQAPPPANVQLTDQLVGKKIARMGKVVVDQEGFILYRFDKDSDDPPSSNCVDKCAQVWPPALTDGNPQLQGVSDDKVGTVTRQDGTRQITIGGWPVYRYIGDKKAGQWKGQGVGGTWFVVDPNGKKNLTCLPTGTPKAVAPPAAGDSSGGGDYTY; encoded by the coding sequence GTGGCAAAGATCAAGCGGACGACCGTCATCGTCGCGAGCGCGGTGGTCGCACTTACGGCCTGCGCTCCCGCAGGTTACGACGGGGCGAACTCCAGCGTCGCCGAGCCGGTCGCCGTCGCCGCGGCCGAGCCCACCGCGTCGGTCGAGCCGGACACCTCGGCCTCGCCCGGCGCACCCGGCGCCTCGGGTGCCCCCGCCGCCGACCAGGCGCCGCCGCCGGCCAACGTCCAGTTGACCGACCAGCTCGTCGGGAAGAAGATCGCCCGGATGGGCAAGGTCGTGGTGGACCAGGAGGGCTTCATCCTCTACCGCTTCGACAAGGACTCCGACGATCCGCCGTCGTCGAACTGCGTCGACAAGTGCGCCCAGGTCTGGCCGCCCGCGCTGACCGACGGCAACCCGCAGCTCCAGGGCGTCTCCGACGACAAGGTCGGCACCGTCACCCGCCAGGACGGCACCCGTCAGATCACCATCGGTGGCTGGCCGGTCTACCGCTACATCGGCGACAAGAAGGCCGGGCAGTGGAAGGGCCAGGGCGTCGGTGGCACCTGGTTCGTGGTCGACCCGAACGGCAAGAAGAACCTGACCTGCCTGCCGACCGGCACCCCGAAGGCGGTCGCCCCGCCGGCGGCCGGTGACTCGAGTGGCGGCGGGGACTACACCTACTGA
- a CDS encoding DNA-3-methyladenine glycosylase family protein, which produces MTWDEPAARRVLRPPADYRLTASVRALTFSPYDPCARIAAGTLWWATRTPAGAATLTLRPEGGELIAEGHGPGADWVVERADAIAGLRDDLTGFAELAAAHPVVAELAARHRGLRMPATGQLFPRVLRAVFEQKVTGQEAYRAYAATVRHFAEPAPGPFGPLLLPPDAASVAATPYWVFHRFGVEQRRADTLRRAAALADRLERCADSAEATRRLTAIPGIGPWTAAEVVRIGYGDPDAVSVGDYHVPNTVAWALAGEARGDDARMLALLAPFRGHRGRVCLLLAAAGIQAPRFGPRMPVRSFARF; this is translated from the coding sequence GTGACCTGGGACGAGCCGGCGGCACGCCGGGTGCTGCGACCGCCGGCCGACTACCGGCTCACCGCCTCCGTCCGGGCGCTCACCTTCAGCCCGTACGACCCGTGTGCGCGGATCGCCGCCGGCACCCTCTGGTGGGCCACCCGCACCCCCGCCGGGGCGGCCACCCTGACCCTGCGCCCCGAGGGCGGGGAGCTGATCGCCGAGGGCCACGGGCCGGGCGCCGACTGGGTGGTCGAACGGGCCGACGCGATCGCCGGTCTGCGCGACGACCTGACCGGGTTCGCCGAGCTGGCCGCCGCGCACCCGGTGGTGGCCGAGCTGGCCGCCCGGCACCGGGGACTGCGGATGCCCGCCACCGGTCAGCTCTTCCCCCGGGTGCTCCGGGCGGTCTTCGAACAGAAGGTCACCGGCCAGGAGGCCTACCGGGCGTACGCGGCGACCGTACGACACTTCGCCGAGCCGGCTCCCGGACCGTTCGGGCCGCTGCTGCTGCCGCCCGACGCGGCCAGCGTGGCGGCGACACCGTACTGGGTGTTCCACCGGTTCGGGGTGGAGCAGCGCCGGGCCGACACGCTACGCCGGGCCGCCGCCCTGGCCGACCGGCTGGAACGCTGCGCCGACAGCGCCGAGGCGACCCGGCGGCTCACCGCGATCCCCGGCATCGGCCCGTGGACCGCCGCCGAGGTGGTCCGGATCGGGTACGGCGACCCGGACGCGGTCAGCGTCGGCGACTACCACGTGCCGAACACGGTGGCCTGGGCGCTCGCCGGGGAGGCCCGGGGCGACGACGCCCGGATGCTCGCCCTGCTCGCCCCGTTCCGGGGGCACCGGGGCCGGGTCTGCCTGCTGCTGGCCGCCGCCGGCATCCAGGCACCCCGGTTCGGTCCCCGGATGCCGGTCCGCTCCTTCGCCCGCTTCTGA
- a CDS encoding DUF1990 family protein, which yields MSELTYSEVGATRRGPLPAGYHHLRHTAPMPPGSFMVAAEAVLSWRLHRAAGVRMRTDALRAAPGVRVTPGLGVGPLRVWGPCEVVWTVEGDREAGFGYGTLPGHPERGEEAFLVRCDVEGGVSFEVTAFSRPDRWYLAAAGPAGRAVQHGYAHRLARTLRRLCR from the coding sequence ATGTCCGAGCTGACGTACTCCGAGGTGGGCGCGACCCGACGAGGGCCGCTGCCGGCGGGCTACCACCACCTGCGGCACACCGCCCCGATGCCGCCCGGCAGCTTCATGGTCGCCGCCGAGGCCGTGTTGAGCTGGCGGCTGCACCGGGCGGCCGGGGTGCGGATGCGTACCGACGCGCTGCGGGCCGCGCCCGGCGTGCGGGTCACCCCCGGGCTCGGGGTGGGGCCGCTGCGGGTGTGGGGGCCGTGCGAGGTGGTCTGGACGGTCGAGGGCGACCGGGAGGCCGGCTTCGGCTACGGCACCCTGCCCGGCCATCCGGAACGCGGCGAGGAGGCGTTCCTGGTCCGCTGCGACGTCGAGGGCGGGGTCAGCTTCGAGGTCACCGCGTTCAGCCGCCCGGACCGGTGGTACCTGGCCGCCGCCGGCCCGGCCGGTCGCGCCGTCCAGCACGGGTACGCCCACCGGCTGGCCCGCACCCTGCGCCGGCTCTGCCGGTGA
- a CDS encoding SRPBCC family protein, translating into MRFETTTEIDADIDTVWAVQTDVERWPEWNASVRTARRGEAGPLALGATARLEQPRLRPTYWRVTAFDPPRCFVWESTSPGVRSRGEHRIVPLPDGRVRVELVLVLTGPLAGLTGWLGGRLVRRYLRLEADGLRRRCEAG; encoded by the coding sequence ATGCGGTTCGAGACCACGACCGAGATCGACGCGGACATCGACACGGTCTGGGCGGTGCAGACCGACGTCGAGCGCTGGCCGGAGTGGAACGCCTCGGTGCGGACCGCCCGCCGGGGCGAGGCCGGCCCGCTGGCGCTCGGCGCGACCGCCCGGCTGGAGCAGCCCCGGCTCCGTCCGACGTACTGGCGGGTCACCGCGTTCGACCCGCCCCGCTGTTTCGTCTGGGAGTCCACCTCGCCCGGGGTACGCAGCCGGGGCGAACACCGGATCGTGCCGTTGCCCGACGGCCGGGTCCGGGTGGAGCTGGTCCTGGTGCTCACCGGTCCGCTGGCCGGGCTGACCGGCTGGCTCGGCGGCCGGCTGGTGCGCCGCTACCTCCGGCTGGAGGCCGACGGGCTCCGGCGGCGCTGCGAGGCCGGCTGA
- a CDS encoding ATP-dependent DNA ligase yields the protein MDLPINPPVEPMLARSVARLPTDPGLTYEPKWDGFRCIVFRDGDEVELASRGGKSMTRYFPEVVAQVRAQLPERCAVDGELIVIRRDGPGGQPRLDFEQLAQRIHPAASRVALLAETTPADFVAFDLLALDDESLVDQPYPTRRERLVRALAGVRPPVHVTQVTTDAETARRWFEVFEGAGLDGLIVKPADLPYQPGKRLMAKVKHARTADVVVAGFRWHKSGPVVGSLLLGLYDDDGVLHHVGVSASFTMARRQELLDELAPYREGVDGHPWVHGDHERGQRIPGGVSRWTGTKNLDWVPLRPELVTEVGYDAMEGDRFRHTARFVRWRPDRDPRSCRYDQLDRPVRFDVDQVLRGDPAATVPPQGGSPA from the coding sequence GTGGACCTGCCGATCAACCCCCCGGTCGAGCCGATGCTGGCCAGGAGCGTGGCCCGCCTGCCCACCGACCCCGGTCTGACGTACGAACCCAAGTGGGACGGTTTCCGCTGCATCGTGTTCCGCGACGGCGACGAGGTCGAGCTGGCCAGCCGGGGCGGCAAGTCGATGACCCGCTACTTCCCCGAGGTGGTGGCGCAGGTCCGGGCGCAGCTACCCGAGCGGTGCGCGGTCGACGGCGAGTTGATCGTGATCCGGCGCGACGGGCCGGGCGGCCAGCCCCGGCTCGACTTCGAGCAGCTCGCCCAGCGGATCCACCCGGCCGCCTCCCGGGTCGCGCTGCTCGCCGAGACCACCCCGGCCGACTTCGTCGCCTTCGACCTGCTCGCCCTCGACGACGAGTCGCTGGTCGACCAGCCCTACCCGACCCGCCGGGAACGCCTGGTGCGGGCGTTGGCCGGGGTCCGGCCGCCGGTGCACGTCACCCAGGTCACCACCGACGCCGAGACGGCCCGGCGCTGGTTCGAGGTGTTCGAGGGGGCCGGGCTGGACGGGTTGATCGTCAAGCCGGCCGACCTGCCCTACCAGCCGGGCAAGCGACTGATGGCCAAGGTCAAGCACGCCCGTACCGCCGACGTGGTGGTCGCCGGGTTCCGCTGGCACAAGTCCGGGCCGGTGGTCGGTTCGCTGCTGCTCGGGCTCTACGACGACGACGGGGTGCTGCACCACGTCGGGGTGAGCGCGTCGTTCACCATGGCCCGCCGGCAGGAGCTGCTCGACGAGCTGGCCCCCTACCGGGAGGGGGTCGACGGGCATCCGTGGGTGCACGGCGACCACGAACGCGGCCAGCGCATCCCCGGCGGGGTCAGCCGCTGGACGGGCACCAAGAACCTCGACTGGGTGCCGCTGCGGCCCGAGCTGGTGACGGAGGTCGGCTACGACGCGATGGAGGGCGACCGGTTCCGGCACACCGCCCGGTTCGTCCGCTGGCGGCCCGACCGCGATCCCCGCTCCTGCCGCTACGACCAGCTCGACCGCCCGGTGCGGTTCGACGTCGACCAGGTGCTCCGGGGCGACCCGGCGGCGACCGTGCCGCCGCAGGGCGGCAGCCCGGCGTAG
- a CDS encoding alpha/beta hydrolase, whose translation MTRTAHRIRRIRLTLAGLLAGALLATGCTLPAFAPRAEDSAASAPGDTPAWRACPEVADDLVGRGAPGMRYECARIAVPRNWGTGTGATAGPGSGETFEIALLRVRSSKQRDRIGSLVINPGGPGGSGVDTAVYLSFGPSFGGLPTAVTDRFDIVGFDPRGVSRSSPVKCISDADLDASFGYDPDPRSQQSFDGYQALNRRIGRGCGDRYGDQLPLYGTEQAARDMDAVRAAVGDDKLTYLGYSYGTLLGATYAQLYPQRVRALVLDGAVDPRQQLVAGSESQARGFERAFDNFDRWCAANAARCPIAPDARGAVTSAIDKAKVSPVRGADGREATSGWVFYAVISSLYTESGWQELARAIDRLDEGDPAEVFKLADAYAGRGEDGHYSNLFDANLAVNCADETEKPSVAQIRDLQSQWRQKYPLFGPALAVGMFGCVEWPGGRDPYPTGPAVGAPPIVVVGTTGDPATPYEQTARLADMLGVGRVLTWEGEGHTAYPQTSCITAAVDAYLISLTVPREGLRCPAG comes from the coding sequence GTGACCCGCACTGCCCACCGGATCCGTCGGATCCGGCTCACCCTGGCCGGGCTGCTCGCGGGCGCGCTGCTCGCCACCGGGTGCACACTGCCGGCGTTCGCCCCGCGCGCCGAGGACTCCGCGGCCTCGGCCCCCGGCGACACCCCCGCCTGGCGGGCCTGCCCCGAGGTCGCCGACGACCTGGTCGGCCGGGGCGCTCCGGGCATGCGGTACGAGTGCGCCCGGATCGCCGTGCCCCGCAACTGGGGCACCGGGACGGGGGCGACCGCCGGGCCGGGCAGCGGCGAGACCTTCGAGATCGCGCTGCTACGGGTCCGCTCCAGCAAGCAGCGGGACCGGATCGGCTCCCTGGTGATCAATCCGGGCGGGCCGGGCGGGTCCGGCGTGGACACCGCCGTCTACCTGTCGTTCGGGCCGTCGTTCGGCGGGCTGCCCACCGCGGTCACCGACCGGTTCGACATCGTCGGCTTCGATCCGCGCGGGGTGTCCCGGTCCAGCCCGGTGAAGTGCATCTCCGACGCCGACCTGGACGCCAGCTTCGGCTACGACCCCGACCCGCGCAGCCAGCAGTCGTTCGACGGCTACCAGGCGCTCAACCGGCGGATCGGCCGGGGCTGCGGCGACCGCTACGGCGACCAGCTCCCGCTCTACGGCACCGAGCAGGCCGCCCGGGACATGGACGCCGTCCGGGCCGCCGTCGGCGACGACAAGCTCACCTACCTCGGCTACTCCTACGGCACCCTGCTCGGCGCGACCTACGCCCAGCTCTACCCGCAGCGGGTCCGGGCGCTGGTGCTCGACGGCGCGGTCGACCCGCGGCAGCAGCTGGTGGCCGGGTCGGAGAGCCAGGCCCGGGGCTTCGAGCGGGCGTTCGACAACTTCGACCGGTGGTGCGCGGCGAACGCCGCCCGCTGCCCGATCGCCCCGGACGCCCGGGGCGCGGTGACCTCGGCGATCGACAAGGCGAAGGTCTCCCCGGTACGCGGGGCCGACGGGCGCGAGGCGACCTCGGGCTGGGTCTTCTACGCGGTGATCTCCTCGCTCTACACCGAGTCGGGCTGGCAGGAGCTGGCCCGCGCGATCGACCGGCTCGACGAGGGCGACCCGGCCGAGGTGTTCAAGCTCGCCGACGCGTACGCCGGGCGGGGCGAGGACGGGCACTACTCCAACCTCTTCGACGCCAATCTGGCCGTCAACTGCGCCGACGAGACCGAGAAGCCCTCCGTCGCGCAGATCCGCGACCTGCAGTCCCAGTGGCGGCAGAAGTACCCGCTGTTCGGCCCGGCTCTGGCGGTGGGGATGTTCGGCTGCGTCGAGTGGCCGGGCGGGCGGGATCCCTACCCGACCGGGCCGGCCGTCGGGGCGCCGCCGATCGTGGTGGTGGGCACCACGGGCGACCCGGCCACCCCGTACGAGCAGACCGCCCGGTTGGCCGACATGCTGGGGGTCGGCCGGGTGCTCACCTGGGAGGGCGAGGGACACACCGCGTACCCGCAGACGAGCTGCATCACCGCGGCGGTGGACGCCTACCTGATCTCGCTGACCGTCCCTCGGGAGGGGCTGCGCTGCCCCGCCGGCTGA
- a CDS encoding potassium channel family protein: MEPLLLPFRWVYRGLVYFANSPRTLITSYLLMIVVAGVIYGQVEHRSAADAVWWAVVTASTVGYGDISPTSWQGRTLAALLISTMVLLVIPLITAHFASRLIVDDDAFEHVEQEELKNDVRRMRALLEELAARQGIVLPDLPPAPAPPDHATLVRQRLRGRRNRR; encoded by the coding sequence ATGGAGCCGTTGTTGTTGCCCTTCCGGTGGGTCTACCGGGGCCTGGTGTACTTCGCCAACTCGCCCCGGACGCTGATCACCTCGTACCTGTTGATGATCGTGGTGGCCGGCGTGATCTACGGCCAGGTGGAGCACCGCAGCGCCGCCGACGCCGTCTGGTGGGCCGTGGTCACCGCCTCCACCGTCGGCTACGGCGACATCTCGCCGACCAGCTGGCAGGGACGTACCCTGGCCGCGTTGCTGATCTCCACCATGGTGCTGCTGGTCATCCCGCTGATCACCGCGCACTTCGCCAGCCGCCTCATCGTCGACGACGACGCGTTCGAGCATGTCGAGCAGGAGGAGCTGAAGAACGACGTACGCCGGATGCGGGCGCTGCTGGAGGAGCTGGCCGCCCGGCAGGGCATCGTGCTGCCTGACCTGCCGCCCGCCCCGGCCCCACCGGACCACGCGACCCTCGTCCGGCAACGGCTGCGCGGCCGCCGCAACCGCCGTTGA
- a CDS encoding GNAT family N-acetyltransferase: protein MTDVILREAVRADLPTILALLADDVLGRTREHPEVDEAYERAFADITADPRNQQVVAERAGEVVGCLQVTYIPGLGRHGTERALVEAVRVRADLRGQGVGETMMSWVVDQARRRGCGLVQLTTDKSRTGAHRFYQRLGFVASHEGMKLTL, encoded by the coding sequence ATGACCGACGTGATCCTCCGCGAGGCGGTCCGGGCCGACCTGCCCACCATCCTCGCCCTGCTCGCCGACGACGTGCTCGGCCGGACACGCGAGCACCCGGAGGTGGACGAGGCGTACGAACGGGCCTTCGCCGACATCACCGCCGACCCGCGCAACCAGCAGGTGGTGGCCGAGCGCGCCGGTGAGGTCGTCGGCTGCCTCCAGGTCACCTACATCCCCGGGCTGGGGCGGCACGGCACGGAACGGGCGCTCGTCGAGGCGGTCCGGGTCCGTGCCGACCTGCGCGGTCAGGGGGTGGGCGAGACGATGATGAGCTGGGTGGTCGACCAGGCCCGTCGGCGGGGCTGCGGATTGGTGCAGCTCACCACCGACAAGTCCCGCACCGGGGCGCACCGCTTCTACCAGCGCCTCGGCTTCGTGGCCAGCCACGAGGGCATGAAGCTCACCCTCTGA
- a CDS encoding ABC transporter ATP-binding protein yields MSEQVPAVRADTTVVRAAGAVTDEVVRVEGVSRTFGRGRHAVHAVQEVSFTADRGELVAVRGRSGAGKTTLLNLVGGLDRPDSGRVRVAGQDVTGAGEAELLRLRRGTVGFVFQTFGLVPILSAAENVGVPLRLARVAAAEREQRVAVLLELVGLGGHARQRPYELSGGQQQRVAVARALANEPDLLIADEPTGQLDSETGRAIMDLLRAVVHARGMTALVATHDPALIEMADRTLTLRDGRLVDG; encoded by the coding sequence ATGAGCGAGCAGGTTCCCGCCGTCCGGGCCGACACGACGGTCGTCCGGGCCGCCGGGGCGGTCACCGACGAGGTGGTACGGGTCGAGGGGGTGAGCCGGACGTTCGGCCGCGGGCGGCACGCGGTGCACGCCGTCCAGGAGGTGTCCTTCACCGCCGACCGGGGTGAGCTGGTGGCGGTGCGGGGTCGTTCGGGCGCCGGCAAGACCACCCTGCTCAACCTGGTCGGCGGCCTGGACCGGCCGGACAGCGGCCGGGTGCGGGTGGCCGGGCAGGACGTGACCGGTGCCGGTGAGGCCGAGCTGTTGCGGCTGCGCCGGGGGACGGTCGGCTTCGTGTTCCAGACCTTCGGGCTGGTGCCGATCCTGTCGGCGGCCGAGAACGTCGGGGTGCCGTTGCGGCTGGCCCGGGTCGCGGCGGCGGAACGCGAACAGCGGGTGGCCGTGCTGCTGGAGCTGGTCGGTCTGGGCGGTCACGCCCGACAGCGCCCGTACGAGCTGTCCGGTGGGCAACAGCAGCGGGTCGCGGTGGCCCGTGCCCTGGCCAACGAACCCGACCTGCTGATCGCGGACGAGCCCACCGGTCAGCTCGACTCCGAGACCGGCCGGGCGATCATGGACCTGCTCCGCGCGGTGGTACACGCCCGGGGGATGACCGCCCTGGTCGCCACGCACGACCCGGCCCTGATCGAGATGGCCGACCGGACGCTGACCCTGCGCGACGGCCGACTGGTCGACGGCTGA